The Serpentinimonas maccroryi genome has a segment encoding these proteins:
- the ccoG gene encoding cytochrome c oxidase accessory protein CcoG: MSNSTQPDGGNSAARPDEIEISLYADRQKIYPRSVAGFFTNWRWAMVWLTQIVFYGLPWLQWNNRQAVLFDLEERRFYLFNLVLYPHDLIYLTGLLVISALALFLFTAVAGRLWCGFACPQTVYTEIYLWMEKLVEGDRTARMRLDQSGHTLEKYGKKTLKQLLWIAFGLWTGFTFVGYFTPIEQLWLAVWQAELGPWQSFWILFYGFATYGNAGYMRELVCKHMCPYARFQSAMFDRDTLVVTYDAQRGEPRGRRSRQADLSLLKLGSCVDCSLCVQVCPTGIDIRKGLQYECIGCGSCADVCDQVMDKVGYPKGLVRFTTQNGLEQGWTSAQMWRRVLRPRVLAYGAILLLITVALFTSLYLRTPLKLDVIRDSTILSRVVQQGYVENVYTLRMLNATEQEQPLRLVVHGLPGLQVISETEFSLAPTGARALAVTVRVPPGSSAPGMHPIHFEVQSLGAEPMTVRQDSVFMMPRQ; this comes from the coding sequence TTGTCAAATAGCACCCAACCGGATGGCGGCAACTCAGCCGCCAGACCAGACGAAATCGAGATATCGCTCTACGCCGATCGGCAAAAGATCTACCCACGTTCCGTCGCGGGGTTCTTTACCAACTGGCGCTGGGCCATGGTCTGGCTGACACAGATCGTTTTTTATGGCCTGCCCTGGTTGCAATGGAATAACCGGCAGGCTGTTTTGTTTGACCTCGAAGAGCGGCGTTTCTACCTCTTCAACCTCGTGCTCTACCCGCACGACCTGATTTACCTCACCGGTCTGCTGGTGATCTCGGCCCTGGCCTTGTTCCTGTTTACGGCCGTGGCCGGACGCCTGTGGTGCGGTTTTGCTTGCCCGCAGACGGTTTACACCGAAATTTATCTGTGGATGGAAAAGCTGGTCGAAGGCGACCGCACGGCCCGCATGCGGCTCGATCAATCCGGCCATACGCTGGAGAAATACGGCAAAAAAACCCTCAAGCAACTGCTATGGATCGCCTTTGGCTTGTGGACCGGCTTTACCTTTGTGGGTTACTTCACCCCCATCGAACAGCTCTGGCTGGCGGTCTGGCAGGCCGAGCTCGGGCCTTGGCAAAGCTTCTGGATTTTGTTTTATGGCTTTGCCACCTACGGCAACGCCGGCTACATGCGCGAACTGGTGTGCAAGCACATGTGCCCCTACGCGCGTTTCCAGAGCGCGATGTTCGACCGCGACACCCTGGTCGTGACCTACGATGCGCAGCGCGGTGAGCCGCGTGGCCGCCGCTCGCGCCAAGCCGATCTGTCGCTGCTCAAATTGGGCTCGTGCGTCGATTGTTCGCTCTGCGTTCAGGTTTGCCCCACCGGCATCGACATCCGCAAGGGCTTGCAGTACGAATGCATAGGTTGCGGCTCCTGCGCCGACGTCTGCGATCAAGTCATGGACAAGGTCGGTTACCCCAAGGGCTTGGTGCGCTTCACCACGCAAAACGGGCTCGAGCAGGGCTGGACCTCGGCCCAGATGTGGCGCCGCGTGCTGCGGCCGCGGGTTTTGGCCTACGGTGCCATTTTGCTGCTCATCACCGTGGCGCTGTTCACCAGTTTGTACCTGCGCACACCGCTCAAGCTCGACGTCATCCGCGACTCGACCATTTTGTCGCGTGTGGTGCAACAAGGCTACGTGGAAAACGTTTACACGCTGCGCATGCTCAACGCCACCGAGCAAGAGCAACCCTTGCGTCTGGTGGTGCACGGTTTGCCGGGTTTGCAAGTGATCTCCGAGACCGAATTCTCCCTCGCGCCTACGGGTGCGCGGGCGCTGGCGGTGACGGTTCGTGTGCCGCCGGGCAGCAGCGCGCCGGGCATGCACCCGATCCACTTCGAGGTGCAATCTTTGGGTGCCGAACCCATGACGGTGCGCCAAGACTCGGTCTTTATGATGCCGCGTCAATGA
- the thrS gene encoding threonine--tRNA ligase, translating into MLNITLPDGSQRPFPGPVTVADVAASIGAGLAKAALGGKVDGVLVDTAHRIERDAALAIVTAKDPEGLELIRHSTAHLLAYAVKELFPDAQVTIGPVIEHGFYYDFAYKRPFTPEDLAAIENKMLELAAKDEKIERRLLGRDAAVAHFKAQGEHYKAEIIAGIPSDEALSLYREGAFEDLCRGPHVPSTGKLKHFKLMKVAGAYWRGDHRNEMLQRIYGTAWASKEDLQAYLRRLEEAERRDHRRLGRELDLFHIDEHAPGLVFWHPKGWTLWQQVEQYMRGIYRQHGYHEVKAPQILEQTLWQKTGHWDKYRDNMFITESEKRDYALKPMNCPGHILIYKQGLKSYRDLPLRYGEFGQCHRNEPSGGLHGIMRVRGFTQDDGHIFCTEEQILAECDTFTQVLQKVYADFGFHDILYKVSTRPAARIGSDAQWDKAEQALIDSLRHAGCEFQISPGEGAFYGPKIEYTLKDAIGREWQCGTIQVDFNLAERLDAEYVAEDGSRRAPVILHRAIVGSLERFIGILIEQHAGALPLWLAPQQVAVLNITDAQADTCREIAKKLEAQGFRVALDLRNEKITYKIREFSMQKLPYLVVVGDKEKASGAVAVRARGNLDLGVMAFDAFVQRLQHDLDTKA; encoded by the coding sequence ATGCTCAATATCACCCTCCCCGACGGTTCTCAACGCCCATTTCCCGGCCCGGTCACGGTGGCCGACGTGGCTGCTTCCATCGGTGCCGGCCTGGCCAAGGCCGCGCTCGGGGGCAAGGTGGATGGTGTGCTGGTGGATACCGCGCACCGGATCGAGCGCGACGCCGCGCTGGCCATCGTCACCGCCAAAGACCCAGAGGGGCTGGAGCTGATCCGCCACTCCACCGCCCACCTGCTGGCCTACGCGGTCAAGGAATTGTTCCCCGATGCGCAAGTGACCATCGGCCCGGTGATCGAGCACGGTTTTTATTACGACTTTGCCTACAAACGCCCGTTCACACCCGAAGACTTGGCGGCAATCGAGAACAAAATGCTCGAACTCGCTGCCAAAGACGAAAAAATCGAGCGCCGCCTGCTCGGGCGCGACGCAGCGGTGGCGCACTTCAAGGCCCAAGGCGAGCACTACAAGGCCGAGATCATCGCCGGCATCCCGAGCGACGAAGCCCTGAGCCTGTACCGCGAGGGCGCCTTTGAAGACCTGTGCCGCGGCCCGCACGTGCCCAGCACCGGCAAGCTCAAGCACTTCAAGCTTATGAAAGTGGCTGGGGCCTACTGGCGCGGCGACCACCGCAACGAGATGCTGCAGCGCATCTACGGCACCGCCTGGGCCAGCAAAGAAGACTTGCAAGCCTATCTGCGCCGGCTCGAAGAAGCCGAGCGGCGCGACCACCGGCGCCTCGGGCGCGAGCTCGACCTGTTTCACATCGACGAACACGCGCCGGGGCTGGTGTTTTGGCACCCCAAGGGCTGGACCCTGTGGCAGCAGGTCGAGCAATACATGCGCGGCATTTACCGCCAGCACGGCTACCACGAGGTGAAAGCGCCGCAGATCCTGGAGCAGACCCTGTGGCAAAAAACCGGCCATTGGGACAAGTACCGCGATAACATGTTCATCACCGAGAGCGAAAAGCGCGACTACGCCCTCAAGCCCATGAACTGCCCGGGCCACATCCTGATCTACAAACAGGGCCTCAAGAGCTACCGCGACCTGCCGCTGCGCTACGGCGAGTTTGGCCAGTGCCACCGCAACGAGCCCTCGGGCGGGCTGCACGGCATCATGCGCGTGCGCGGTTTTACGCAAGACGACGGCCACATCTTTTGCACCGAAGAGCAAATTTTGGCCGAATGCGACACCTTCACCCAGGTGCTGCAAAAAGTCTATGCCGACTTCGGCTTTCATGACATTTTGTACAAGGTCTCGACGCGTCCGGCGGCGCGCATCGGCTCCGATGCCCAGTGGGACAAGGCCGAGCAGGCGCTGATCGACAGCCTGCGCCACGCCGGCTGCGAGTTCCAGATTTCGCCGGGTGAGGGCGCTTTTTATGGCCCCAAGATCGAATACACGCTCAAAGACGCGATCGGGCGCGAGTGGCAGTGCGGCACCATTCAGGTCGATTTCAACCTCGCCGAGCGGCTCGACGCCGAATACGTGGCCGAAGACGGCAGCCGGCGCGCGCCGGTGATTCTGCACCGCGCCATCGTCGGCAGCCTCGAGCGCTTTATCGGTATTTTGATCGAGCAGCACGCCGGTGCGTTGCCGCTGTGGCTGGCGCCGCAGCAGGTGGCGGTGCTCAACATCACCGACGCGCAGGCCGACACCTGTCGCGAAATTGCCAAAAAACTCGAGGCGCAGGGCTTTAGGGTGGCGCTGGATTTGCGCAACGAGAAAATCACGTATAAAATCCGAGAGTTTTCCATGCAAAAGCTGCCTTACCTAGTCGTCGTGGGCGACAAAGAGAAGGCCTCTGGCGCGGTTGCGGTGCGTGCGCGCGGCAACCTCGACCTCGGTGTCATGGCCTTCGATGCCTTCGTGCAGCGCTTGCAGCACGATCTCGACACCAAGGCTTGA
- the vapC gene encoding type II toxin-antitoxin system tRNA(fMet)-specific endonuclease VapC produces the protein MIRYLLDTNIVIYVIKRKPLSALELFNRHAGHMAISSITLAELLHGAEKSSRVAENLRVVEDFASRLDVLSYGPKAAGHYGSIRAALERIGQPIGINDLHIAAHARSEGLTLVTNNLGEFSRVPALQMENWVV, from the coding sequence ATGATCCGCTACCTGCTCGACACCAACATTGTCATCTACGTCATCAAGCGCAAGCCTTTGTCTGCCTTGGAGCTGTTCAACCGCCACGCAGGCCACATGGCCATTTCCTCCATCACGCTGGCAGAGTTGCTGCATGGCGCCGAAAAAAGCAGCAGAGTGGCTGAGAACCTGCGCGTGGTAGAAGACTTTGCCAGCCGCCTCGACGTCTTGTCCTATGGCCCCAAGGCTGCCGGGCATTACGGCAGCATCCGCGCCGCCTTGGAAAGAATCGGACAGCCTATAGGCATCAATGACCTGCACATTGCTGCGCATGCCCGAAGTGAAGGCCTGACGCTGGTCACCAACAACCTCGGCGAATTCAGCCGAGTGCCTGCCTTGCAGATGGAAAACTGGGTGGTTTGA
- the fnr gene encoding fumarate/nitrate reduction transcriptional regulator Fnr, whose protein sequence is MDIQSIKVACSGCNLRELCLPMGLKPQELEHLDQIISNRRRIKRGASLFSAGEAFTALYAVRSGFFKTCITSADGRDQVTGFQMMGEIIGMDGIVHDQHACDAIALEDAEVCVLPFDRIEQLSREFSALQHHVHKIMSREIVRDQGVMLLLGTMRAEERLAAFLLNLVQRLHARGFSQSELVLRMTREEIGSYLGMKLETVSRTFSRFMEDGIIDVRQRYVLIKDTQALERLVNPPMRN, encoded by the coding sequence ATGGATATTCAGAGCATCAAAGTCGCCTGTTCAGGCTGCAATCTGCGCGAGTTGTGCTTGCCTATGGGGCTCAAACCGCAAGAGCTGGAGCATCTCGATCAGATCATATCGAATCGGCGCCGCATCAAACGCGGAGCGTCCCTGTTCAGCGCGGGCGAAGCCTTCACCGCACTGTACGCGGTGCGCTCGGGTTTTTTCAAGACCTGCATCACCAGCGCCGACGGGCGCGACCAAGTCACCGGTTTTCAGATGATGGGCGAGATCATCGGCATGGACGGCATCGTGCACGACCAGCACGCCTGCGACGCGATCGCGCTCGAAGACGCCGAGGTCTGTGTGCTGCCCTTTGACCGCATCGAGCAACTGTCGCGCGAGTTCAGCGCCTTGCAGCACCATGTGCACAAGATCATGAGCCGCGAGATCGTGCGCGACCAGGGCGTGATGCTGCTGCTGGGCACCATGCGCGCCGAGGAGCGGCTGGCGGCCTTTTTGCTCAATTTGGTGCAGCGGCTGCACGCGCGCGGGTTTTCGCAGTCTGAACTGGTGCTGCGCATGACGCGCGAAGAGATCGGCAGCTACCTGGGCATGAAGCTCGAGACCGTGAGCCGCACCTTTTCGCGCTTCATGGAAGACGGCATCATCGACGTGCGCCAGCGCTACGTGCTGATCAAAGACACGCAGGCGCTGGAGCGGCTGGTGAACCCGCCGATGCGCAACTAG
- a CDS encoding sulfite exporter TauE/SafE family protein, which produces MFESMLLSALVMGLVGGPHCIAMCGAACAGIAHAGEPRRVRALLTFQFSRLIGYALLGALAAGTVQGLAWMGQHTAIIRPLWTLMHVAALLLGLVLLLQARQPAFIEGWAQGVWRRARPLMNRLGPKAPAVLGVGWALMPCGLLYSALLVASLSASVVNGAAIMAAFALGTMVSLTAAPWLLLKLKDARSGGWGIRLAGLALVLVSSAALWMGIAHPTGLWCDEPVAFLHTDCIVS; this is translated from the coding sequence ATGTTTGAATCGATGCTGCTTTCGGCACTGGTGATGGGGCTGGTGGGCGGCCCGCACTGCATCGCCATGTGCGGCGCGGCCTGCGCCGGCATTGCCCACGCCGGCGAGCCGCGGCGCGTGCGCGCTTTGCTCACCTTCCAGTTCAGCCGCCTGATAGGCTACGCGCTGCTGGGCGCGCTGGCCGCTGGCACCGTGCAGGGCTTGGCTTGGATGGGGCAGCACACCGCCATCATCCGCCCGCTCTGGACGCTGATGCACGTGGCGGCGCTGCTGCTGGGGCTGGTGCTGCTGTTGCAGGCGCGCCAGCCGGCCTTCATCGAGGGCTGGGCCCAAGGGGTGTGGCGGCGTGCGCGCCCGCTCATGAACCGGCTCGGCCCCAAAGCGCCGGCGGTGCTGGGCGTGGGCTGGGCGCTCATGCCCTGCGGGCTGTTGTATTCGGCGCTGCTGGTGGCCTCGCTGTCGGCCAGCGTGGTCAACGGCGCCGCCATCATGGCCGCTTTTGCGCTGGGCACCATGGTCTCGCTCACGGCAGCGCCGTGGCTGCTGCTCAAGCTCAAAGACGCGCGCAGCGGCGGCTGGGGCATCCGGCTGGCGGGTCTGGCGCTGGTGCTGGTCTCGAGCGCGGCGCTGTGGATGGGCATCGCGCACCCCACGGGTTTGTGGTGCGACGAGCCAGTGGCGTTTTTGCATACCGATTGCATAGTTTCATAA
- the ccoP gene encoding cytochrome-c oxidase, cbb3-type subunit III has protein sequence MSDFTSYFWHYYVAGLTLISILACLGLLWYASRVKVTPTKDNTTGHVWDEDIIEKDNPLPKWWVWMFIITVVFALVYGLLYPMFGKFPGLLNWSSVGQYQAERAANEARVAPKFEAFAQMSVQQLAADPVAMQIGESLFMNNCAVCHAADARGSLTFPNLTDKDWIWGGDPEAIKVSITQGRVAVMPPLAEAVGSPEDVLNVAHYVLSLSGAPHDSVRAAAGKANFATCIACHGAEGKGNYLIGAPNLTDDIWLHGFGVDAVVRSINEGIMNVMPPQNVLLSEQQIHVLTGYVWAKSNPPQ, from the coding sequence ATGAGCGACTTCACAAGCTATTTCTGGCATTACTACGTTGCTGGGCTGACCCTCATCAGCATCTTGGCCTGCTTGGGCCTGCTCTGGTACGCCAGTCGGGTCAAGGTTACCCCGACCAAAGACAACACCACCGGCCACGTCTGGGACGAGGACATCATCGAAAAAGACAATCCGCTGCCCAAGTGGTGGGTCTGGATGTTCATCATCACCGTGGTCTTCGCCTTGGTCTATGGCCTGCTGTACCCGATGTTTGGCAAGTTTCCCGGTTTGCTCAACTGGAGTTCGGTGGGGCAGTACCAGGCCGAGCGCGCAGCCAACGAGGCGAGGGTGGCGCCCAAGTTCGAGGCCTTCGCGCAGATGTCGGTGCAACAGCTGGCCGCTGACCCGGTTGCGATGCAGATCGGCGAAAGCCTGTTCATGAACAACTGCGCCGTCTGCCACGCCGCCGACGCCCGCGGCAGCCTGACCTTCCCCAATCTGACCGACAAAGACTGGATTTGGGGTGGCGACCCCGAGGCCATCAAAGTCTCGATCACCCAAGGTCGGGTAGCGGTCATGCCGCCCTTGGCCGAAGCCGTGGGTTCGCCCGAAGACGTGCTCAACGTGGCGCACTACGTGTTGAGCCTCTCGGGCGCGCCGCACGACAGCGTGCGGGCAGCCGCCGGCAAGGCCAACTTTGCCACCTGCATCGCCTGCCACGGCGCCGAAGGCAAGGGCAACTATCTGATCGGTGCCCCCAACCTGACCGACGACATCTGGCTGCATGGTTTTGGGGTCGATGCCGTGGTGCGCAGCATCAACGAAGGTATCATGAACGTCATGCCGCCGCAAAACGTGTTGCTGTCCGAGCAGCAGATTCATGTGTTGACCGGCTACGTGTGGGCCAAATCCAACCCTCCGCAATAA
- the aceA gene encoding isocitrate lyase: MSSAINKQLSRQQQIEALELDWAQNPRWKGVKRGYKAADVVRLRGSVQPEYTLAQNGARTLWERVNGGAKKGYVNAFGAITAGQAMQQAKAGLEAVYLSGWQVAADGNTSETMYPDQSLYAYDSVPTMVRRINNTFKRADEIQWSRGIEPGSPEFIDYFLPIVADAEAGFGGVLNAFELMKNMIAAGAAGVHFEDQLAAVKKCGHMGGKVLVPTQEAIEKLISARFAADTMGVPTLILARTDAEAANLITSDHDANDKPFLTGERTQEGFYRVKNGLEQAISRGVAYAPYADLVWCETGTPDLGFAREFAQAVHAACPGKLLSYNCSPSFNWKKNLDDATIAKFQDELSALGYKYQFITLAGIHINWFNTFQFAHAYARGEGMKHYVNMVQEPEFAARQQGYTFVSHQQEVGAGYFDDVTTVIQGGSSSVKALTGSTEEEQFH, from the coding sequence ATGTCCTCTGCCATCAACAAACAACTCAGCCGCCAGCAGCAGATCGAAGCGCTGGAGCTCGACTGGGCGCAAAACCCGCGCTGGAAAGGCGTCAAGCGCGGCTACAAAGCCGCCGACGTGGTGCGTCTGCGCGGCAGCGTGCAGCCCGAGTACACGCTGGCGCAAAACGGCGCCCGCACCCTGTGGGAGCGCGTCAACGGCGGCGCCAAAAAGGGCTACGTCAACGCCTTTGGCGCCATCACCGCCGGCCAAGCCATGCAGCAAGCCAAGGCCGGCCTCGAGGCGGTGTACCTGTCGGGCTGGCAAGTGGCGGCCGACGGCAACACCTCCGAAACCATGTACCCGGATCAGTCGCTCTACGCCTACGATTCGGTCCCGACCATGGTGCGCCGCATCAACAACACCTTCAAGCGCGCCGACGAAATCCAGTGGAGCCGCGGTATCGAGCCCGGTTCGCCCGAGTTCATCGACTACTTCCTGCCCATCGTGGCCGACGCCGAAGCCGGTTTTGGCGGCGTGCTCAACGCCTTTGAGCTGATGAAGAACATGATCGCCGCCGGCGCCGCGGGCGTGCACTTCGAAGACCAACTCGCGGCCGTGAAAAAGTGCGGCCACATGGGCGGCAAGGTGCTGGTGCCCACCCAAGAGGCGATCGAGAAGCTGATTTCTGCGCGTTTTGCCGCCGACACCATGGGCGTGCCCACGCTCATCTTGGCGCGCACCGACGCCGAAGCGGCCAACCTGATCACCAGCGACCACGACGCCAACGACAAGCCCTTCCTCACCGGTGAGCGCACCCAAGAGGGCTTTTACCGCGTCAAAAACGGCCTCGAGCAAGCCATCAGCCGCGGCGTCGCCTACGCGCCCTACGCCGATCTGGTGTGGTGCGAAACCGGCACCCCCGACCTCGGCTTTGCGCGCGAGTTTGCCCAAGCCGTGCACGCCGCCTGCCCCGGCAAGTTGCTGTCGTACAACTGCTCGCCTTCGTTCAACTGGAAGAAAAACCTCGACGACGCCACCATCGCCAAGTTCCAAGACGAGCTGTCGGCGCTGGGCTACAAGTACCAGTTCATCACGCTGGCCGGCATCCACATCAACTGGTTCAACACCTTCCAGTTCGCCCACGCCTACGCGCGCGGCGAGGGCATGAAGCACTACGTCAACATGGTGCAAGAGCCCGAGTTCGCGGCGCGCCAGCAGGGCTACACCTTCGTTTCGCACCAGCAAGAGGTGGGCGCAGGCTACTTCGACGACGTGACCACCGTGATCCAAGGCGGTTCGTCCAGCGTCAAGGCCCTCACGGGTTCGACCGAAGAAGAGCAGTTCCACTGA
- the hemN gene encoding oxygen-independent coproporphyrinogen III oxidase codes for MKPVIDEGLLRRFDVPGPRYTSYPTADRFVEAFGEQDYVQALRQRHAGSLALPLSIYVHIPFCDSLCYYCACNKVITKHHSKSAEYLRYLTRELELQCRHLGSGHSVSQMHLGGGTPTFMSDEELSDLVAMVQRHFKLVPGGEYSIEVDPRTVTPARLEHLHRLGFNRLSFGVQDFDPTVQKAVHRIQPAEQVFDLVAASRRIGFESVNVDLIYGLPQQTPESFRHTLERVRELRPDRIALYAYAHLPARFKPQRRIVAAELPPAADKLAMLSISLEIFNQAGYVYVGMDHFALPTDALAVAKRQGRLHRNFQGYSTQPDCDLIALGVSAIGRIGATYSQNAKTLEEYYDHLDQGRLPIVRGLALSRDDLLRRAVIMALMCQGRVDFEAVGLAHLIEFKSYFEPELERLREFEAMGLLRLSAGSIEVSDTGWYLVRAIAMQFDKHLQQDRDRARFSKII; via the coding sequence GTGAAACCTGTCATCGACGAGGGGTTGCTGCGGCGTTTTGACGTGCCCGGCCCCCGTTACACCTCATACCCGACCGCCGACCGCTTCGTCGAAGCCTTTGGCGAGCAAGACTATGTGCAGGCTTTGCGCCAGCGCCATGCCGGCTCGCTGGCCTTGCCACTGTCGATCTATGTCCACATCCCGTTTTGCGATTCGCTGTGCTACTACTGCGCGTGCAACAAGGTCATCACCAAGCACCACAGCAAGTCGGCCGAGTACCTGCGCTACCTCACGCGCGAGCTCGAGTTGCAGTGCCGCCATCTGGGCTCGGGCCACAGCGTGTCGCAGATGCACCTCGGCGGCGGCACCCCGACCTTCATGTCGGACGAGGAGCTCAGCGATCTGGTGGCGATGGTGCAGCGCCACTTCAAGCTGGTGCCGGGGGGCGAGTATTCGATCGAGGTCGATCCGCGCACCGTGACCCCTGCGCGGCTGGAGCACCTGCACCGCCTGGGTTTCAACCGCCTGAGTTTTGGCGTGCAGGATTTTGACCCCACGGTGCAAAAGGCCGTGCACCGCATCCAGCCCGCCGAGCAGGTGTTCGACTTGGTGGCGGCGTCGCGGCGCATCGGCTTCGAATCCGTCAACGTCGATCTGATCTACGGCCTGCCGCAGCAAACGCCCGAGTCGTTTCGCCACACGCTGGAGCGCGTGCGCGAGCTGCGCCCAGACCGCATTGCGCTCTACGCCTACGCGCATTTGCCGGCACGCTTCAAGCCGCAGCGGCGCATCGTGGCCGCCGAACTGCCACCGGCAGCCGACAAGTTGGCCATGCTCTCGATCTCGCTCGAGATCTTCAACCAAGCGGGTTACGTCTATGTGGGCATGGACCACTTCGCGCTGCCCACCGATGCCTTGGCGGTGGCCAAGCGCCAGGGGCGGCTGCACCGCAATTTTCAGGGCTACAGCACGCAGCCCGACTGCGATTTGATCGCCCTCGGGGTCTCGGCCATCGGCCGCATCGGGGCCACCTACAGCCAGAACGCCAAGACGCTCGAAGAGTACTACGACCACCTCGACCAAGGGCGGCTGCCGATCGTGCGTGGGCTGGCGCTGAGCCGCGACGACCTGCTGCGTCGCGCCGTGATCATGGCGCTGATGTGTCAGGGGCGGGTGGATTTCGAGGCTGTCGGTCTGGCGCACCTGATCGAGTTCAAAAGCTATTTTGAACCCGAGCTGGAGCGCTTGCGCGAGTTCGAAGCGATGGGTTTGCTGCGCCTGAGCGCGGGCAGCATAGAAGTCAGCGACACCGGCTGGTACTTGGTGCGCGCCATCGCCATGCAGTTCGACAAGCACCTGCAGCAAGACCGCGACCGGGCGCGCTTCTCCAAAATCATTTGA
- a CDS encoding CcoQ/FixQ family Cbb3-type cytochrome c oxidase assembly chaperone, which yields MDINDYRSIVTVVSLVVFLGIVWWAWSRHNKGRFDDAAQLPFKED from the coding sequence ATGGATATCAACGATTACCGCAGCATAGTGACCGTGGTCAGTTTGGTGGTGTTTTTGGGCATCGTCTGGTGGGCGTGGTCCAGGCACAACAAGGGCCGTTTCGATGACGCCGCCCAACTGCCCTTCAAAGAAGATTAA
- the vapB gene encoding type II toxin-antitoxin system VapB family antitoxin gives MSVASVFINNRTQAVRLPADMRLPDDVKRVHIRAVGRERVIAPLDGAWDSFFLNSPAVSEDFLSERASQQQSEREGF, from the coding sequence ATGTCAGTCGCCTCCGTTTTCATCAACAACCGCACCCAAGCCGTGCGCCTGCCGGCCGATATGCGCCTGCCCGACGACGTCAAGCGCGTCCATATTCGCGCTGTGGGGCGCGAGCGCGTGATTGCGCCGCTGGATGGTGCTTGGGACAGCTTTTTTCTCAACTCACCAGCCGTCAGCGAAGATTTTTTGAGCGAGCGTGCCAGCCAGCAGCAAAGCGAGCGCGAAGGCTTCTAG
- the ccoO gene encoding cytochrome-c oxidase, cbb3-type subunit II — protein sequence MANNTPSTKGMSHQKVETNSFLMIVLILLVISIGGLVEIVPLFFKKSTTQPVEGLKPHTALQLAGKDVYIREGCFVCHSQMIRPFHAETMRYGHFSLAGEFVYDRPFQWGSKRTGPDLHRIGGRYSDEWHRQHLMDPRSLRPYSNMPAYPWLADRMVNADAMPARLRVLQLLGHPYTDEEVAGAADAVRGKTEMDALIAYLQVLGTSVR from the coding sequence ATGGCTAACAACACCCCCTCCACCAAGGGCATGTCGCACCAGAAGGTCGAGACCAACAGCTTCCTGATGATCGTGCTCATCCTGCTGGTGATCTCCATCGGCGGTCTGGTTGAAATCGTGCCGCTGTTCTTCAAGAAATCGACCACGCAGCCGGTCGAGGGCCTCAAGCCCCACACCGCGCTGCAGCTGGCGGGTAAAGATGTGTACATCCGCGAGGGCTGCTTCGTTTGCCACTCGCAGATGATTCGCCCCTTCCATGCCGAGACCATGCGCTACGGCCACTTCTCGCTCGCCGGTGAGTTCGTCTATGACCGGCCGTTCCAGTGGGGCTCCAAGCGCACCGGCCCCGATCTGCACCGCATCGGTGGTCGCTATTCCGACGAATGGCACCGCCAGCACCTGATGGATCCGCGCTCGCTGCGCCCCTACTCCAACATGCCCGCCTACCCTTGGCTGGCCGACCGCATGGTCAACGCCGACGCCATGCCAGCGCGCTTACGGGTATTGCAGCTGCTCGGGCACCCCTACACCGACGAAGAGGTGGCAGGCGCCGCCGACGCGGTGCGGGGCAAGACTGAGATGGATGCTCTGATTGCCTATTTGCAGGTTCTGGGTACTTCGGTTCGCTGA